Proteins encoded in a region of the Bacteroidales bacterium genome:
- a CDS encoding STAS domain-containing protein, whose translation MLEVEQYNNKYYLSFGEIDKFNVYNAKQVEQELMEYVKKPEVNVILNLDNVSFIDSYAFETLLNVLRNAKINNTNFELAHVSHGAMELIKVMQLDNVFNIKANNHN comes from the coding sequence ATGTTGGAAGTTGAGCAATACAACAATAAGTATTACTTGTCATTTGGAGAAATTGACAAGTTCAATGTGTATAATGCCAAACAAGTTGAACAGGAACTGATGGAATACGTGAAGAAACCGGAAGTAAATGTAATTTTGAACCTGGATAATGTATCATTTATTGACAGTTACGCATTTGAAACGCTGCTGAATGTACTCAGAAATGCGAAAATCAACAATACGAATTTTGAACTGGCACATGTTTCACACGGCGCAATGGAACTGATCAAGGTGATGCAGTTGGATAACGTATTCAATATCAAGGCCAACAACCACAATTAA
- a CDS encoding carboxymuconolactone decarboxylase family protein, producing the protein MTDRPKEFREYREKMNHKLQQTDNKVIKRIMNLDTNAYMSGALNSETKEMLGLVASMVLRCDDCISYHLEQCHKEGISNEAMYEIFSIANLVGGTIVIPHTRRALEYWEALNEESR; encoded by the coding sequence ATGACTGATAGGCCAAAAGAATTCCGCGAGTATCGGGAAAAAATGAACCACAAATTACAGCAAACCGACAACAAAGTAATCAAGCGCATCATGAACCTGGACACCAATGCCTATATGAGCGGGGCATTGAATTCCGAAACCAAGGAAATGCTGGGGCTGGTGGCCTCAATGGTATTGCGTTGCGATGACTGCATCAGTTACCACCTGGAGCAATGCCATAAAGAAGGCATTTCCAATGAAGCAATGTACGAAATATTTTCTATTGCAAATTTGGTGGGTGGTACCATTGTTATCCCTCATACAAGAAGGGCTCTGGAATATTGGGAGGCGCTTAATGAAGAAAGCCGTTAA